One part of the Arthrobacter sp. EM1 genome encodes these proteins:
- a CDS encoding aminodeoxychorismate lyase translates to MNSPAGVPGPAPVLVFLDTAFDGGRVADATKPQLMATDQGATRGDGVFESLLAVGGQPRKLQAHLNRLAGSAGLLELDLPAEDRWRRAITTAISEYRGRHVPGAGDSADDELVVKLLVTRGVEGAAGPTCWVQASVPGAIGRRQRETGIDVILLDRGYDSEVAERAPWLLMGAKTLSYAVNMAALRYAHAQGADDVIFTSADGKVLEGPTSTVLLAHLETVDDGAGGVRTLRRLITPQLDSGILPGTSQGALFTAAKAAGWELGYGPLEPRDLYDADAVWLISSIRLLAPVNHIDSREIGTPEQRKQLTAELNALYATIG, encoded by the coding sequence ATGAATTCTCCTGCCGGTGTTCCCGGCCCGGCCCCGGTGCTGGTCTTCCTGGATACCGCGTTCGACGGCGGCCGGGTGGCCGATGCCACGAAGCCGCAATTGATGGCGACGGACCAAGGGGCCACTCGCGGCGACGGTGTTTTCGAGTCGCTGCTGGCTGTTGGCGGGCAGCCCCGGAAGCTTCAGGCGCACCTGAATCGGCTGGCCGGTTCCGCCGGGTTGCTGGAGCTTGACCTCCCGGCGGAGGATCGCTGGCGCCGGGCGATCACGACGGCCATCAGCGAGTACCGGGGCCGGCACGTACCCGGCGCCGGAGACTCAGCGGACGACGAACTCGTTGTTAAACTGCTCGTGACCCGGGGCGTTGAAGGCGCCGCCGGGCCAACCTGCTGGGTCCAGGCCTCCGTCCCCGGCGCCATCGGCCGGCGCCAACGCGAGACCGGGATCGACGTCATCCTGCTGGACCGCGGCTATGACAGTGAAGTCGCTGAACGGGCGCCCTGGCTGCTCATGGGCGCCAAGACGCTCTCCTACGCCGTCAACATGGCCGCGCTGCGCTACGCGCATGCCCAGGGTGCCGACGACGTTATCTTCACCTCCGCGGACGGCAAGGTCCTGGAGGGCCCGACGTCGACTGTCCTGCTTGCCCATCTGGAAACCGTCGACGACGGTGCCGGCGGCGTGCGGACCCTCCGGCGGCTCATAACCCCGCAGCTCGACAGCGGGATCCTGCCCGGCACCTCGCAGGGTGCCCTGTTTACCGCGGCGAAGGCCGCCGGCTGGGAGCTGGGCTACGGACCGCTTGAGCCCCGCGACCTCTACGACGCCGACGCCGTGTGGCTCATCTCGAGCATCCGGCTGCTGGCGCCCGTCAACCACATCGACAGCAGGGAAATCGGCACCCCGGAACAGCGCAAGCAACTCACCGCGGAGCTCAACGCGCTGTACGCCACCATCGGGTAG
- a CDS encoding ATP-grasp domain-containing protein — protein MRPRVLVTGACGPAGKAIAAQLKARGIPVFGTDIRELPDGAGFTVLPVPHATDAERVSTLRRLVSQEGINLVIPTVSEELPQLAAFRAAFGADVRVMIGDPGPVALAHDKLFTAWQLHAAGVPVPRFGVPSDFADADAAMAALGGPVVVTPRASRGGRGVTVVDGGTEMDWQRLPDSHIVQEFIPGNEYRPMVFGTPAHNGAAPFVVVVAKVGPADRILGNAVTTRRAEAGEAIDVGNVAMAAVRALGLTGPVEVDVRRRADGTPVVLTVNARFGSNSGLAPELLDAVLASFILPSFNPASFRHCMGPFADAMG, from the coding sequence GTGAGGCCGCGCGTATTGGTCACCGGCGCCTGCGGCCCTGCGGGCAAGGCCATCGCGGCCCAACTGAAAGCGCGCGGCATTCCTGTCTTCGGGACGGATATCCGCGAGCTGCCGGACGGGGCAGGATTCACGGTGCTCCCCGTCCCGCACGCGACGGACGCGGAACGGGTATCAACACTTCGGCGACTGGTTAGCCAGGAAGGCATCAATCTGGTCATTCCCACGGTCAGCGAGGAACTGCCGCAGCTCGCCGCGTTCCGGGCGGCGTTCGGAGCGGACGTGCGTGTGATGATCGGCGATCCGGGCCCGGTGGCGCTGGCCCATGACAAGCTCTTTACGGCCTGGCAACTACATGCAGCGGGCGTTCCCGTGCCCCGGTTCGGTGTGCCCAGCGACTTCGCCGATGCGGACGCTGCAATGGCCGCCCTGGGCGGACCGGTCGTCGTCACACCCCGGGCGTCCCGAGGCGGCCGGGGCGTGACAGTCGTCGATGGCGGCACGGAAATGGACTGGCAGCGCCTGCCGGACAGCCACATCGTCCAGGAATTCATCCCCGGAAACGAGTACCGGCCCATGGTTTTCGGCACACCGGCGCACAACGGTGCCGCGCCGTTTGTGGTTGTTGTGGCGAAGGTTGGGCCGGCGGACCGCATCCTTGGCAACGCCGTGACCACTCGCCGGGCCGAGGCGGGCGAAGCGATCGACGTGGGCAACGTGGCGATGGCTGCGGTCCGCGCGCTGGGCCTCACGGGGCCTGTGGAGGTGGACGTTCGTCGACGCGCCGACGGGACACCCGTGGTCCTGACGGTGAACGCCCGCTTCGGATCGAACAGCGGACTCGCGCCGGAGCTGCTCGATGCCGTGCTGGCATCCTTTATCCTGCCCTCCTTCAACCCGGCGTCCTTCCGGCACTGCATGGGGCCGTTCGCCGATGCCATGGGTTGA
- a CDS encoding DUF1737 domain-containing protein, with product MPDASTAAVPRTAANKAPAPSPAVAGAAEQKLLYRLFTGADDRAFCERVSAALTEGYVLHGGPAVTFNGSNVVVAQALVLPAAIANADAAVASAVDHLDFDGGGHA from the coding sequence ATGCCTGACGCGTCCACCGCTGCTGTCCCCCGGACAGCAGCGAACAAAGCCCCGGCCCCGTCCCCCGCAGTCGCCGGTGCCGCCGAGCAGAAACTGCTGTACCGTCTGTTCACCGGAGCCGATGACCGCGCCTTCTGCGAGCGTGTATCGGCCGCCCTCACCGAGGGCTACGTTCTCCACGGCGGCCCGGCTGTCACGTTCAACGGCAGCAACGTCGTCGTGGCCCAGGCCCTTGTGCTGCCGGCGGCGATCGCCAACGCCGATGCGGCCGTCGCCAGCGCCGTGGACCATCTCGACTTCGACGGCGGGGGCCACGCGTGA
- a CDS encoding O-succinylhomoserine sulfhydrylase yields the protein MTFNPAAAGWSADTQAVRGGLDRTGFQETSEPIFLNSGFVYESAAAAERAFAGHDERFVYSRYGNPSVATFQERLRLLEGTEACFATASGMSAVFTALGALLAAGDRVVAARSLFGSCFVILNEILPRWGVETVFVDGPDLVQWREALAKPTTAVFFESPSNPMQEIVDIAAVSELAHAAGATVVVDNVFATPLLQRCGELGADVIVYSGTKHIDGQGRVLGGAILGTKDFIEGPVKQLMRHTGPALSAFNAWVLTKGLETMALRVNHSCASALRLAEWLEEQPAVSWVKYPLLQSHPQHQLAARQMKAGGTVLTFELAASAGHSAKEAAFALLDGLRIIDISNNLGDSKSLITHPATTTHRAMGPEGRASIGLSDGVVRLSVGLEDIADLIRDLGQALKSC from the coding sequence GTGACATTCAACCCTGCTGCCGCCGGCTGGAGCGCCGACACCCAGGCCGTCCGCGGCGGACTCGACCGCACCGGATTTCAGGAGACGTCAGAACCGATCTTCCTGAACTCCGGCTTCGTCTACGAATCGGCGGCCGCCGCGGAACGCGCCTTCGCCGGCCACGACGAGCGTTTCGTCTACTCCCGCTACGGCAATCCCTCTGTGGCGACGTTCCAGGAGCGGCTCCGGCTGCTCGAAGGCACCGAGGCCTGCTTTGCCACGGCGTCGGGCATGTCCGCTGTCTTTACTGCCCTGGGTGCCCTGTTGGCCGCCGGCGACAGGGTGGTGGCGGCCCGATCGCTGTTCGGCTCATGCTTCGTGATCCTGAACGAGATCCTGCCCCGCTGGGGCGTCGAGACGGTCTTCGTTGACGGCCCGGACCTGGTGCAGTGGCGCGAGGCGCTCGCCAAACCCACCACTGCTGTCTTCTTCGAGTCGCCCTCGAACCCAATGCAGGAAATCGTGGATATCGCGGCCGTGAGCGAACTGGCGCACGCGGCCGGGGCGACGGTCGTCGTCGATAATGTCTTTGCCACTCCCCTGCTGCAGCGCTGCGGGGAGCTCGGCGCGGACGTGATCGTCTACTCCGGCACCAAGCACATCGACGGCCAGGGCCGCGTCCTTGGCGGCGCGATCCTGGGCACCAAGGATTTCATCGAGGGCCCGGTCAAGCAGCTGATGCGCCATACCGGCCCGGCGCTCTCGGCCTTCAACGCATGGGTGCTGACCAAGGGCCTGGAGACGATGGCCCTGCGGGTGAACCACTCCTGTGCCTCCGCGCTGCGGCTGGCCGAGTGGCTTGAGGAGCAACCCGCGGTCAGCTGGGTCAAGTACCCGCTGCTGCAGTCCCACCCGCAGCATCAGCTGGCCGCCCGGCAGATGAAAGCCGGCGGCACCGTGCTGACCTTCGAGCTCGCCGCGTCCGCCGGGCATTCGGCGAAGGAGGCTGCGTTCGCGCTGCTGGACGGGTTGCGGATCATCGATATCTCCAACAACCTCGGCGATTCGAAGTCGCTGATCACCCATCCCGCCACCACGACGCACCGCGCTATGGGGCCGGAGGGCCGTGCGTCGATCGGGCTCAGTGACGGCGTGGTGCGCCTCTCGGTGGGACTCGAGGATATTGCGGACCTGATCCGCGACCTCGGGCAGGCGCTCAAATCTTGCTAG
- the cls gene encoding cardiolipin synthase, translating to MLLILSVVDLGIRVLALGIIPGNRRPTTAMAWLLIIFFVPALGLVLFLLFGNFRLSRRRRAQQDAVNTRVRAGTSDLAMQESRYSGPEWVASAAELNQTLGSLPMVDGNQVELLPGYPDSIKAMAAAVRQAESFVNAEFYILSSDHVTDDLLTAMEEAAERGVEVRLLFDHLGTLRIKGYSKLIARLKASKIRWRPMLPLRPVHGQWRRPDLRNHRKIMVIDGELAFTGSQNLIEPSYNNPRHRKVGREWVELMASLRGPIVTTLNVVFATDWLSETDESLEDQLAHRPETHAGDVTAQVVPSGPGFITENNLRLFNTLIYSAQHNISICSPYFVPDDSLLYAVTTAAQRGVEVELFVSEKGDQFLVHHAQQSYYEALLEAGVRIYLYKAPFVLHAKHFTIDNEVAVLGSSNMDMRSFSLNLEVSVMLLGADVVRRVSAVADTYRGLSRELTLEDWMRRPVGVKYVDNVARLTATLQ from the coding sequence ATGCTGCTGATCCTGTCCGTGGTGGACCTGGGGATCCGGGTGCTGGCACTGGGCATCATCCCCGGAAACCGACGCCCCACCACGGCCATGGCCTGGCTCCTGATCATCTTTTTTGTCCCCGCATTGGGCCTGGTCCTGTTCCTGCTTTTTGGCAACTTCAGGCTGTCCCGCAGGCGCCGTGCGCAGCAGGACGCTGTGAATACCCGGGTACGGGCCGGCACCTCCGATCTGGCGATGCAGGAAAGCCGGTACAGCGGCCCGGAATGGGTGGCCTCCGCAGCGGAGCTGAACCAAACCCTCGGTTCACTGCCGATGGTGGACGGCAACCAGGTGGAGCTCCTGCCCGGCTACCCGGACTCGATCAAGGCGATGGCAGCGGCCGTCCGTCAAGCAGAGTCATTTGTCAACGCCGAGTTCTATATCCTGAGCTCCGACCACGTCACCGACGATCTGCTGACCGCGATGGAAGAGGCGGCCGAGCGCGGCGTCGAAGTCCGGCTCCTGTTTGACCACCTCGGCACCTTGCGCATCAAGGGTTACAGCAAGCTGATCGCCCGGCTCAAGGCCAGCAAAATCCGCTGGCGGCCGATGTTGCCGCTGCGGCCTGTGCACGGTCAATGGCGCCGGCCGGACCTGCGCAACCACCGCAAGATCATGGTGATCGACGGCGAGCTTGCCTTCACCGGGTCGCAGAACCTGATCGAGCCCTCCTACAACAACCCCAGGCACCGCAAAGTCGGCCGCGAATGGGTCGAACTGATGGCGAGCCTGCGCGGGCCGATTGTCACCACCCTCAACGTCGTCTTCGCCACGGACTGGCTCAGTGAAACGGACGAGTCCCTCGAGGATCAGCTCGCGCACCGGCCCGAAACACACGCAGGCGACGTGACGGCGCAGGTGGTTCCCAGCGGCCCCGGCTTCATCACGGAAAACAACCTGCGGCTTTTCAACACATTGATTTACTCGGCCCAGCACAATATTTCGATCTGCAGCCCCTATTTCGTCCCGGACGATTCACTGCTGTACGCCGTGACGACGGCAGCCCAGCGCGGCGTGGAGGTCGAGCTGTTCGTCTCGGAAAAGGGCGACCAGTTCCTCGTCCACCACGCCCAGCAGTCCTACTATGAGGCGCTCCTAGAAGCCGGGGTGCGCATCTACCTGTACAAGGCGCCGTTTGTGCTGCACGCCAAGCACTTCACCATCGATAACGAGGTCGCCGTGCTGGGCTCCAGCAACATGGACATGCGCTCCTTCTCGCTGAACCTCGAGGTTTCAGTGATGCTCCTGGGCGCGGACGTGGTGCGACGCGTCAGCGCCGTGGCCGACACCTACCGGGGGCTCTCGCGCGAACTGACGCTCGAGGACTGGATGCGGCGGCCCGTGGGGGTTAAGTATGTGGACAATGTGGCCCGCCTGACGGCCACGTTGCAGTAG
- a CDS encoding glycosyltransferase family 2 protein: MNVTAALPAAQLPLVLLGLPVLVFGLVKLLVVPLAVWFELRSAHRRRREVPTLFDAWPRVSIIVPAFNEAAAIENCVRSIQRTRYDRYELILVDDGSTDCTATIMSALAARDPRIKVLAQANAGKAAALNFGIRNAAGEVLMFIDADVILSRHTVEMMLRGFDDERTGAVCGDGRPVKVKGVQGRVLAFTGHIGGGLVRRALAILGCIPTDVGAIGAFPRSVLEHVGLFRQDTVGEDLELAWRVHKAGYRVVFAPRAVVLAESPLTVGGLWRRRVRSYRGLLQTMALHKDLIGNLRYGPFGTQLVFHAITMVVLPAVQILLLLGVAVLLAAGYRPPAGVDWVVLAWLGLLVSLVLPVCALGANRAWKDLRHVWALPLMPLYSLFMSLAGIAALVQEIRERVLRRNNPVRTGSGTAGAQRPRAQLGA, encoded by the coding sequence ATGAACGTCACCGCAGCGCTCCCGGCGGCCCAGCTCCCGCTCGTACTCCTCGGGCTGCCGGTCCTGGTGTTCGGGCTGGTGAAACTGCTCGTTGTGCCGCTTGCCGTCTGGTTCGAACTTCGGAGCGCCCATCGCCGACGCCGCGAAGTCCCCACGTTGTTCGATGCGTGGCCCCGTGTGTCGATAATTGTCCCGGCATTCAACGAGGCAGCCGCTATTGAGAACTGCGTCCGATCGATTCAGCGCACCCGCTACGACCGGTACGAGCTGATCCTGGTGGATGACGGTTCAACGGACTGCACCGCCACGATTATGTCGGCTCTCGCTGCCAGGGATCCCCGGATTAAGGTTCTGGCGCAGGCCAACGCCGGCAAGGCGGCAGCCTTGAACTTCGGGATCCGCAACGCCGCCGGCGAGGTCCTGATGTTTATCGATGCGGACGTCATTCTTTCCCGGCACACCGTCGAGATGATGCTCCGCGGCTTTGACGACGAGCGAACCGGCGCGGTCTGTGGTGATGGCCGGCCGGTGAAGGTCAAAGGGGTCCAGGGCCGGGTGCTGGCTTTCACCGGCCACATCGGCGGCGGCCTGGTCCGGCGCGCCCTGGCGATACTCGGCTGTATACCCACCGACGTGGGTGCCATCGGCGCCTTCCCGCGCAGTGTGCTCGAACACGTGGGACTGTTCCGGCAGGACACGGTGGGCGAAGACCTGGAACTGGCCTGGCGGGTTCACAAGGCAGGCTACCGGGTGGTATTCGCCCCGAGGGCTGTTGTCCTGGCGGAGTCTCCCTTGACCGTTGGCGGCCTCTGGCGCCGACGGGTCCGCAGCTACCGCGGCCTGTTGCAGACCATGGCCTTGCACAAAGATCTGATCGGCAATCTCCGGTACGGCCCGTTCGGAACGCAGCTGGTGTTCCACGCCATTACCATGGTTGTCCTTCCGGCGGTTCAGATCCTGTTGCTCCTCGGCGTGGCCGTCCTCCTTGCGGCCGGCTACCGCCCGCCGGCCGGCGTCGACTGGGTGGTCCTGGCCTGGTTGGGCCTGCTTGTGTCGTTGGTCCTGCCGGTGTGCGCGCTGGGCGCCAACCGGGCGTGGAAAGACTTGCGGCATGTATGGGCGCTGCCGCTGATGCCGTTGTATTCGTTGTTTATGAGCCTGGCCGGGATCGCCGCACTGGTCCAGGAAATCCGGGAGAGGGTACTCCGCCGGAACAATCCCGTCCGAACGGGATCAGGTACCGCCGGCGCCCAGCGGCCACGCGCGCAACTCGGGGCCTGA
- a CDS encoding rhodanese-like domain-containing protein, translated as MSYAGDLSPQEAWSKLGDGAILVDVRTEGEWASAGIPDTKATENDPLFIQWSLAGGIPNSQFLAQLRQQAPEAGGTELLFLCRSGARSVAAAIVATEAGFTSFNILEGFEGEPDGEGQRTVNGWKNRGLPTNLGRH; from the coding sequence GTGAGCTACGCCGGGGACCTCAGCCCGCAGGAGGCCTGGTCCAAGCTCGGGGACGGCGCCATCCTGGTGGACGTCCGCACCGAGGGTGAATGGGCCAGCGCCGGAATTCCGGACACCAAGGCGACGGAGAATGATCCGCTCTTCATCCAGTGGAGCCTCGCCGGCGGTATCCCCAATTCACAGTTTTTGGCGCAACTGAGACAACAGGCCCCCGAAGCCGGCGGCACCGAATTGTTGTTCCTTTGCCGCTCGGGCGCGCGCTCCGTCGCGGCCGCAATCGTGGCCACCGAGGCCGGTTTTACGTCCTTTAACATCCTTGAGGGCTTTGAGGGCGAACCGGACGGCGAGGGCCAACGCACTGTCAACGGCTGGAAAAACCGCGGCCTCCCCACCAACCTCGGAAGACACTAA
- the pabB gene encoding aminodeoxychorismate synthase component I has product MSPAPVIIAIDGRSGAGKTTLAIELAATLREHHKVSLFHLEDIYPGWNGLVAGVERYVSTVLAPLHRSEPAEWVSWDWTAHYDGATRTTQPAEIVLVEGVGAAAAAALPFLAAVIWADSPEQDRRSRALARDGETYEPFWDQWAAQEQEWLAGDDVPARADVRVLNRADGAAPAEVLQSLLYLPALAPVLLPERSARTGLELQAERIDAVPDPVLVFEALFGGSANAVWLDSSLTPVAPDGGAAAERSRFSILADDGGPYGQSVRHNSGTTCVSVGNASVTTEGPFFRWLDGVWGQPTLSGPEDYPCGFTLGWLGYLGYELKRETGGSDVSAGTPDACLLFAGRAVVLDHVERTVWLLALGAADAGDWLATARSAITEASNRKPAGAGHVLEPRAPGHGGPDFTARDSEASYKFKISRAQHEITEGNSYEVCLTTALTANLPAATLEPWQAYLMLRRGNPAPFASYLRFGDLTVASTSPERFLRIAPDGAMRAEPIKGTRPRDADPARDALLRHELESSPKDRAENIMIVDLLRNDLSHFAVPGSVSVSRLCAIESYATVHQLVSTIDARLKPGMPRAEAVAACFPAGSMTGAPKVSTMAILDRLEGAPRGVYSGAIGYFSLNGATDLAVAIRALVLTQLPGGRTGLSLGVGGAITADSSPQAEYEEIRTKAFGVLTALGAQFPAG; this is encoded by the coding sequence ATGAGTCCCGCACCCGTCATCATCGCCATCGACGGACGATCCGGCGCCGGCAAGACCACCTTGGCGATCGAGCTGGCGGCGACGCTCCGCGAACACCACAAGGTCTCCCTCTTCCATCTGGAAGACATCTATCCCGGCTGGAACGGGCTTGTGGCCGGCGTCGAGCGTTACGTCTCCACGGTCCTGGCCCCGCTGCACCGCAGCGAGCCCGCCGAATGGGTCAGTTGGGACTGGACAGCCCACTACGACGGCGCCACCCGCACCACCCAGCCCGCTGAAATCGTCCTGGTGGAAGGCGTGGGTGCTGCCGCCGCAGCCGCCCTCCCCTTCCTTGCCGCCGTGATCTGGGCCGATTCGCCCGAACAAGACCGGCGCAGCAGGGCCCTGGCCCGCGACGGTGAAACGTACGAACCGTTCTGGGACCAGTGGGCCGCCCAGGAGCAGGAGTGGCTGGCCGGGGATGACGTTCCGGCCCGCGCCGATGTCCGGGTGCTCAACCGTGCCGACGGCGCCGCCCCTGCGGAAGTGCTGCAGTCCCTCTTGTACCTGCCGGCCCTGGCTCCGGTGCTGCTGCCCGAACGCAGTGCACGCACCGGGCTGGAGCTGCAGGCCGAACGGATCGACGCCGTCCCGGACCCGGTCCTGGTGTTCGAAGCCCTCTTCGGCGGCTCGGCCAATGCCGTCTGGCTCGACTCATCGCTGACGCCCGTGGCGCCCGACGGCGGTGCGGCGGCGGAACGCAGCCGCTTCAGCATCCTGGCGGACGACGGCGGCCCTTACGGACAGTCGGTCCGGCACAACTCGGGGACAACTTGTGTGAGCGTCGGAAACGCCAGCGTCACGACCGAGGGGCCGTTCTTCCGCTGGCTCGACGGCGTCTGGGGCCAGCCCACACTCAGCGGCCCCGAGGACTATCCGTGCGGGTTCACTTTGGGCTGGCTCGGCTACCTCGGCTACGAACTCAAACGTGAGACCGGCGGCAGCGACGTATCGGCCGGGACCCCGGATGCCTGCCTGCTTTTCGCCGGTCGCGCAGTGGTCCTGGACCACGTGGAGCGCACGGTCTGGCTGCTGGCGCTGGGCGCCGCAGACGCCGGAGACTGGCTGGCTACTGCCCGCTCCGCCATCACCGAGGCAAGCAACCGAAAGCCGGCCGGCGCCGGCCACGTCCTCGAACCCCGCGCACCAGGCCACGGCGGCCCGGACTTTACGGCCCGGGACTCGGAAGCATCCTATAAGTTCAAAATCAGCCGGGCGCAGCACGAAATTACCGAAGGCAACAGCTACGAGGTCTGCCTGACCACTGCACTGACCGCCAATCTTCCCGCCGCGACCCTCGAGCCTTGGCAGGCGTACCTGATGCTGCGGCGGGGCAATCCCGCGCCGTTCGCCAGCTACCTGCGCTTCGGTGACCTCACTGTGGCGAGCACCTCGCCGGAGCGGTTCCTGCGGATCGCGCCTGACGGTGCCATGCGCGCCGAGCCGATCAAGGGCACCCGGCCCCGGGATGCGGATCCGGCACGGGACGCGTTGCTGCGGCACGAGCTCGAGTCCTCCCCGAAGGACCGCGCCGAGAACATCATGATCGTAGACCTGCTCCGCAACGACCTCAGCCACTTCGCCGTGCCGGGCTCCGTATCGGTCAGCAGGCTCTGCGCGATCGAAAGCTACGCCACAGTGCACCAGCTGGTCAGCACCATCGATGCCCGCCTCAAACCGGGGATGCCCCGGGCCGAGGCCGTTGCGGCGTGTTTCCCCGCCGGCTCCATGACGGGCGCCCCCAAGGTCAGCACCATGGCCATCCTCGACCGGCTTGAGGGAGCACCCCGCGGCGTGTACTCCGGCGCGATCGGCTATTTCTCGCTCAACGGCGCGACCGACCTGGCCGTCGCCATCCGGGCCCTCGTTCTCACTCAGCTGCCCGGCGGCCGCACCGGGCTCAGCCTCGGCGTCGGCGGTGCCATTACGGCAGACTCCTCACCCCAGGCGGAGTACGAAGAGATCCGGACCAAGGCCTTCGGCGTTCTCACTGCGCTGGGCGCGCAGTTCCCGGCCGGCTGA